The Lytechinus pictus isolate F3 Inbred chromosome 10, Lp3.0, whole genome shotgun sequence genome includes a window with the following:
- the LOC129270458 gene encoding noggin-2-like codes for MMWIRVFVMFVTAVIIDGAKRATTRSSVSLLTRPRPVLRPSDRIMPLPLLEDPRDYTRPETRDLLESKLRRKMGNALDERWMSITEPTSPSTNGVDNTPNLRNTWLRRQLNSLNLSRDSSMVNLSDQEVASLESWLMWKANCIVNYEWVYVGPLFWPSWVKHGTCPKKPCSWPAGMTCVPGDSTNIRLLRWHCRSRQTSTVTNEESQGKSSGGSSSGKQCRWLKVPYVITTQCVCSCS; via the coding sequence ATGATGTGGATACGGGTCTTCGTGATGTTTGTCACTGCCGTAATCATTGACGGCGCGAAGAGAGCGACGACGAGAAGCAGTGTTTCTCTCTTGACACGACCACGCCCGGTGCTCCGACCGAGCGATCGCATCATGCCGCTACCGCTCCTTGAAGACCCTCGAGATTACACTCGACCCGAAACTCGTGATCTTCTAGAGAGCAAACTACGCCGAAAGATGGGCAACGCTCTCGATGAACGATGGATGTCAATCACGGAACCGACATCGCCATCGACAAACGGAGTCGACAATACTCCTAATCTTCGCAATACCTGGTTACGTCGTCAGCTGAACTCGTTGAATCTCTCACGAGACTCGTCGATGGTTAATCTATCCGATCAGGAAGTTGCATCCTTGGAGTCTTGGCTAATGTGGAAAGCAAACTGTATCGTCAACTACGAATGGGTTTACGTCGGGCCCCTGTTCTGGCCATCGTGGGTGAAACACGGAACGTGCCCCAAGAAGCCGTGTTCGTGGCCAGCGGGAATGACCTGCGTACCGGGGGACAGTACCAACATCAGACTCTTACGATGGCATTGTCGAAGTCGTCAGACGTCGACAGTCACCAACGAAGAATCGCAGGGGAAGTCGTCCGGTGGTTCGTCCAGCGGGAAACAATGCAGGTGGCTCAAAGTTCCATACGTAATCACAACACAATGTGTGTGCAGTTGCAGCTAA